A DNA window from Mastomys coucha isolate ucsf_1 unplaced genomic scaffold, UCSF_Mcou_1 pScaffold21, whole genome shotgun sequence contains the following coding sequences:
- the LOC116100662 gene encoding olfactory receptor 2AT4-like, with the protein MENIACNGSENSQTSFYLTGIPSLQKSLFLPVFFIFLLLYLLILVGNTLILVAVVAEPSLHKPMYFFLINLSALDILFTTTTVPKMLSLLLLGDRFLSFPACFLQMYLFHSFSCSEAFILVVMAYDRYVAICRPLHYPVHMTPQTNTALAASAWITALLLPVPAVVQTSQMTFDNIAYIYHCFCDHLAVVQASCSDTSPQTLMGFCIAMVVSFLPLLLVLLSYARILASVLRINSKEGRSKAFSTCSSHLLVVGTYYTSIAIAYVAYRADLPVDFHIMGNVVYAILTPVLNPLIYTLRNKDVKAAITKMTCHQDPKSIGKP; encoded by the coding sequence ATGGAAAACATAGCTTGTAATGGGTCAGAGAACTCTCAGACCAGCTTCTACCTTACAGGCATCCCCTCTCTGCAAAAatccctcttccttcctgtcttcttcatctttcttctcctctacCTGCTCATCCTGGTGGGAAACACCCTGATCCTGGTGGCCGTGGTGGCCGAGCCCAGCCTCCATAagcccatgtacttcttcctcatcAACCTCTCAGCTCTAGACATCCTCTTCACCACAACCACTGTCCCGAAGATGCTGTCCCTACTCCTGCTGGGAGACCGCTTCCTCAGCttccctgcctgcttcctgcagATGTATTTGTTCCACAGCTTCTCCTGCTCAGAAGCCTTCATCCTGGTGgtcatggcctatgaccgctatgtggctaTCTGCCGACCTCTGCACTACCCTGTCCACATGACCCCACAGACAAACACTGCCCTGGCAGCCAGCGCCTGGAtcactgccctcctcctgccTGTCCCAGCAGTGGTACAGACTTCCCAGATGACATTTGACAACATTGCCTACATCTACCACTGTTTCTGTGATCACCTAGCCGTGGTCCAGGCCTCCTGCTCAGACACCAGCCCCCAGACACTCATGGGCTTCTGCATCGCCATGGTGgtgtccttcctccccctcctccttgtgCTCCTCTCCTATGCCCGCATCCTGGCCTCAGTGCTTCGGATCAATTCCAAGGAAGGGCGCTCCAAAGCCTTCTCCACCTGTAGCTCTCACCTCCTGGTGGTGGGCACCTACTACACGTCCATTGCCATAGCCTATGTGGCCTACAGGGCTGACCTCCCTGTAGACTTCCACATCATGGGCAATGTAGTCTATGCCATTCTCACACCTGTTCTCAACCCTCTCATCTACACCCTGAGGAACAAAGATGTCAAGGCAGCCATCACTAAAATGACATGTCACCAGGATCCAAAGAGTATTGGAAAGCCCTAA